The following proteins are encoded in a genomic region of Pseudomonadota bacterium:
- a CDS encoding helix-turn-helix domain-containing protein, which yields MADEILTVPDVAQLLKVAEKTVYTMAQRGEIPCFKVRGQWRFRRQDIDTWIASQTRGGGAPSDADQGGDR from the coding sequence ATGGCCGACGAGATTTTGACCGTGCCCGACGTGGCGCAGCTGCTGAAAGTCGCGGAGAAGACCGTGTACACGATGGCCCAACGTGGCGAGATCCCTTGCTTCAAGGTCCGGGGCCAGTGGCGCTTCCGACGGCAGGACATCGACACATGGATCGCGTCGCAGACCCGCGGCGGCGGCGCGCCATCCGATGCTGATCAGGGGGGAGACCGATGA